In Botrytis cinerea B05.10 chromosome 6, complete sequence, the following proteins share a genomic window:
- the Bccab2 gene encoding Bccab2, translating into MSTSSSMPGLARDNTAEIAERDYFSEYPPPATLEKHTSLAAEFINFHAAAGRRVVLVTSGGTTVPLERQTVRFIDNFSAGTRGATSAEYFLEAGYAVIFLHRQFSLQPYSRHYSHATDCFLDFLHEGPDGSVVANDEYREKMLKVLRQYNAAKSKNLLLTLPFTTITDYMFILRAIAQLMRPLGPRGLLYLAAAVSDFFVPPERMVEHKIQSTNATDTNTPDKGSEEKGNGEDEEAFDNFDSSPAVPRSKRLIVDLDPVPKFLKNLVDGWAPEGMIVSFKLETDPAILVHKAKYSLDRYQHHLVIGNLLATRKWEVVFVAPGSKDQWIRVPRSKRKRTISGVQDLVGAAARGGEIDDEPLDPNELPDGEPELEIESLIIPAVEALHTSHINAPSKRER; encoded by the coding sequence ATGTCGACATCTAGCTCAATGCCCGGTTTGGCACGAGACAACACTGCGGAAATCGCAGAACGAGACTACTTTTCAGAGTACCCTCCACCGGCTACCCTTGAAAAACATACGTCTCTTGCCGcagaattcatcaatttccacGCAGCTGCTGGCAGGCGTGTGGTTTTGGTTACATCAGGAGGAACGACTGTTCCTTTAGAGCGACAGACGGTGCGATTTATAGACAATTTCAGTGCAGGAACGCGCGGTGCTACTTCTGCCGAATATTTTCTGGAAGCAGGCTACGCGGTTATCTTTCTCCATCGTCAATTCAGTCTTCAACCATATTCCCGTCACTATAGTCATGCTACGGATTGTTTTCTCGATTTCCTTCACGAAGGCCCTGATGGAAGCGTGGTTGCAAATGATGAATACCGcgagaagatgttgaaggtCCTTAGACAGTATAATGCGGCCAAGTCGAAGAATCTACTTTTGACGCTACCTTTTACGACCATTACAGATTACATGTTCATACTCCGAGCGATTGCGCAACTCATGCGCCCGCTAGGTCCTCGCGGATTATTGTATTTGGCTGCGGCTGTGTCGGATTTCTTCGTACCCCCAGAACGCATGGTGGAACACAAAATACAATCTACAAATGCAACGGATACAAACACACCCGATAAGGGAAGTGAAGAGAAGGGGAACGGGGAAGACGAGgaagcttttgataattttgattCCTCTCCAGCAGTACCAAGGAGCAAGCGTCTAATTGTCGATTTGGATCCTGTACCTAAGTTCCTGAAAAATCTGGTGGATGGCTGGGCTCCTGAAGGCATGATTGTTTCTTTCAAGCTTGAAACTGATCCCGCAATTTTGGTTCACAAGGCGAAATACTCCTTGGACCGCTACCAGCATCATTTGGTTATTGGGAATTTACTTGCCACCAGGAAATGGGAAGTTGTTTTCGTAGCACCCGGCAGCAAAGATCAATGGATCAGAGTTCCCAGGagtaaaagaaagaggaCAATTAGTGGGGTACAAGATCTAGTAGGTGCTGCCGcgagaggaggggagattGACGATGAGCCTCTTGATCCAAATGAGCTACCTGATGGGGAACCTGAGCTTGAGATTGAAAGTTTGATCATTCCTGCCGTGGAAGCATTACACACATCTCATATCAACGCCCCTAGCAAACGGGAGAGGTAA
- the Bccab2 gene encoding Bccab2: MSSQLTTSIGDASELGLANSATTSPKVISTPPSSSTFTLSFNLPSSRPSSPTSSIFSSSSQDTMSTSSSMPGLARDNTAEIAERDYFSEYPPPATLEKHTSLAAEFINFHAAAGRRVVLVTSGGTTVPLERQTVRFIDNFSAGTRGATSAEYFLEAGYAVIFLHRQFSLQPYSRHYSHATDCFLDFLHEGPDGSVVANDEYREKMLKVLRQYNAAKSKNLLLTLPFTTITDYMFILRAIAQLMRPLGPRGLLYLAAAVSDFFVPPERMVEHKIQSTNATDTNTPDKGSEEKGNGEDEEAFDNFDSSPAVPRSKRLIVDLDPVPKFLKNLVDGWAPEGMIVSFKLETDPAILVHKAKYSLDRYQHHLVIGNLLATRKWEVVFVAPGSKDQWIRVPRSKRKRTISGVQDLVGAAARGGEIDDEPLDPNELPDGEPELEIESLIIPAVEALHTSHINAPSKRER; the protein is encoded by the coding sequence ATGTCGTCGCAGCTTACAACATCAATTGGCGATGCTTCTGAACTGGGGCTCGCGAACTCCGCAACAACATCCCCAAAAGTAATATCAACCCCACCATCAAGCTCGACCTTCACACTTTCCTTCAACCTCCCAAGTTCGCGACCTTCATCACCGACCTcctcaatcttttcttctagCTCACAAGATACCATGTCGACATCTAGCTCAATGCCCGGTTTGGCACGAGACAACACTGCGGAAATCGCAGAACGAGACTACTTTTCAGAGTACCCTCCACCGGCTACCCTTGAAAAACATACGTCTCTTGCCGcagaattcatcaatttccacGCAGCTGCTGGCAGGCGTGTGGTTTTGGTTACATCAGGAGGAACGACTGTTCCTTTAGAGCGACAGACGGTGCGATTTATAGACAATTTCAGTGCAGGAACGCGCGGTGCTACTTCTGCCGAATATTTTCTGGAAGCAGGCTACGCGGTTATCTTTCTCCATCGTCAATTCAGTCTTCAACCATATTCCCGTCACTATAGTCATGCTACGGATTGTTTTCTCGATTTCCTTCACGAAGGCCCTGATGGAAGCGTGGTTGCAAATGATGAATACCGcgagaagatgttgaaggtCCTTAGACAGTATAATGCGGCCAAGTCGAAGAATCTACTTTTGACGCTACCTTTTACGACCATTACAGATTACATGTTCATACTCCGAGCGATTGCGCAACTCATGCGCCCGCTAGGTCCTCGCGGATTATTGTATTTGGCTGCGGCTGTGTCGGATTTCTTCGTACCCCCAGAACGCATGGTGGAACACAAAATACAATCTACAAATGCAACGGATACAAACACACCCGATAAGGGAAGTGAAGAGAAGGGGAACGGGGAAGACGAGgaagcttttgataattttgattCCTCTCCAGCAGTACCAAGGAGCAAGCGTCTAATTGTCGATTTGGATCCTGTACCTAAGTTCCTGAAAAATCTGGTGGATGGCTGGGCTCCTGAAGGCATGATTGTTTCTTTCAAGCTTGAAACTGATCCCGCAATTTTGGTTCACAAGGCGAAATACTCCTTGGACCGCTACCAGCATCATTTGGTTATTGGGAATTTACTTGCCACCAGGAAATGGGAAGTTGTTTTCGTAGCACCCGGCAGCAAAGATCAATGGATCAGAGTTCCCAGGagtaaaagaaagaggaCAATTAGTGGGGTACAAGATCTAGTAGGTGCTGCCGcgagaggaggggagattGACGATGAGCCTCTTGATCCAAATGAGCTACCTGATGGGGAACCTGAGCTTGAGATTGAAAGTTTGATCATTCCTGCCGTGGAAGCATTACACACATCTCATATCAACGCCCCTAGCAAACGGGAGAGGTAA